TTGTGCTCTCACCACTTTATAGGTTGCTTCAGTTTCAAACCACTTAAATGTCCTAATTGAAACTCTACCCCCTTATCTATGAAGTAATCAACTGTATAAGgttcaaaacgtttttttattcattagTTAAAACATGATCAAAGTCTTATCTGTCTATAGAATGTACTTTATCATGTATGAATGGGAAATATGACCAAATGAAGCTTTTCCTAATGTAAAGTAATGCTATGGGGATTTGGGTGCTCTTACAGTTGATGGTATTCTGTTAAAGTTGGTGTTTATGTTTATGCAAAGGGTGATGTTTTATAGATGTCACACATAAATAATATGGTCAACAAACACTTTGAATACACAGCATGTCACATTCTTTTCTGTACAGCTCCCAGTGTCTCACGTCTGCGTTGATATTGAGGTATTTTGTGAAATGTATTATAACAGGGAGTGGTTTTAAAATATCTAATAAAGATACTGAATTAAATCAACTGGGTTATTTATCTACAATTGTATAATGATTGTGACAAAACCTATCAAATGTTTGAACTCCAGAAAGACTTAGGCATTTGCTACTGCGTCAGCCAATGGCGATCCTTATGAATGAATAATAAACATCAAATTCATACTGATTAGCTTTCAAGAGTAGGAACAACTACTTTCTGCCAATCGATACCTCTGAGTACATCTTGTTCTTTAGATTGTAAAGCCATACCTCTTGTTCTTCTCTGACGTTATCTACAAGTACTCTCAGTATTCAAACTTTTTGAAAAGGAACTGGTATCGCATGATGTGAAATGGTTTGGCTTAATGATGCCTGAAATCAAATTAGAGGCAACCCAAACAATCAAAAAACATTGTAAACAACCATGATATCCTAGTATGTTACGGCATGTTCACTGTGCTGGTGAAATACTCTtatcttacattacatttacttttAGATACTCTATCTTTAGCTTAGTAGTTAtctgtgtgttggagcagggaaacatctaaaacatgcagggcagggggtcccgaggaccaggattgagaaccgcTGTCTTAGACAGTCAAAGAGTCAATGCTGACTCAGACGAGTTGACTTTGACATTCAATATCCAATCAAATTCACTTGTCCACGTCTACTGTGCAGCTTCCGTCCAACTAGCGCCAGGTTGAACTGAGCGGAGCAGACACTCACACCCTCTGTAACCTCCCCTCACATTCTTGTTGAACAACTCTTTGttgccttcttcttcctctacaCTTCCAGTGACAGTTAAGGGTTTTGGTTGCACAGGAATACGTTTTTAATATCCGTCTAAAAATATTGAAACAAAAGCCAAACTCTGAGTTCACCTGGTTTCTTTCCAGAATCTGGATTCAGAACTCAGCTAACTCAGCTAAGATAACTCAACTGACAAATACTAAAAACAGGAATCTTCTTTACTTTTAAGCAAGCCTTATCTTGTTCAACTTTTCTTGACCTTGAACCCAAGAACTTTGTGTTATGATCTTGGTTGGTATGTGGCCAGGCGAGTACGATGATCACATAGCATACAGCCTGATGCTGTGGATAATATAATTTCATTTCAACTAAACCTGCTTGGATTAAAATATTCACACAACATCAAACCTTCTCATATTCAGTGCTCCAGACTCAAATATTGGGTTGAAGCCCTTCAACCCAATCTACCTGTGCTGAGTTCAGAGTCATTTCTATTGCAAGGGTCTCTCAGCAAACCTGATAAGGTTGATTCCACCTCCATTTGGAATGCAAGAAATGTATGCATTGTTTCCCTGAGCAACCTATCCCACCAATGAACATGGTCCATGTGGGAGGTTTCTAAACCCTCATTGGCCCAAAAGGAAAATCCTGAGGGGATCTAGTTATTTCAGGATGTAGTTTGTTGACATAAGAGTGTAACTAAGATACAACACTGATAAGGAAGGTGGTCCACCACAGACACCAGCTCACATTTCAGTCTGACATAGATGCTCTCCTTCTACACAGCATACTTCAGCCTTGGTCACAGGTAGGAAATCACACTCTCTTATGTGttttatacagtaccagtcaaaagtttggacacattttcccatgtgtccaaacttttgactggtactgtacattaaTATAAATTATCTGCCTTACAGTTTTGTTATAATAAACCCATTCTGTGTATTTCTGCTTAAAACATCGAGGATGTGTTTCTTCTACAGAGATGGAACTGGGGAAAAAACTAAACTGTTCATACCAttgtttgactgtgaaatgttaTCATACTTCATTATATTATTCATGATATTTACTTGAAGAAAATGAAATACTTATAATGCTTGACATTATCACAttaatcatgtgtgtgtgtgtgtgtgtgtgtctatgtacacGTCCTTCTCCTCTATCAGTTGAAGCTCAGCTATGGACTCAATATTTCTGACATCTTCTGTGAGTGATGgcatcctctctctcagtctttcaGTCATTCTTTTCTTCTCCAGAACATTCTGTCCTCTCATTCCACCACCCCCGTTTTCATTCCATCTTGCATTGTAGAAATTCCTTAGGGTAAAAGTCAAGGTTATCTCATCAACTGTTGTCTTCTTTTTGCCGctgtctcttctcctttccatcCGTGTGATGGATCTGCAACGGAATGTCATCTTGGGctatctcttcatctctctctctgtctgtctctcttcatgtcgctctctctctatgtccatGTCTTGGTCTTTCCAGGACATGTCCTGGGGTTCCCTGGGGACCGTGAGGTCCTACTCAAACTTCCACGCTGACAGGGACGCGCTGGAGATCCAAACAGCTCTTGAGCAGAAAGGTGCATTCTGGGTCGTCAAATGAAGCCCAGAAGCTTATGTTTAAAGTATCTGTGTTAAATTAGACACTCACTGAAAACACAAGCTCGACATACAGTAGATGCATTTGAAATATATCATTATTCGTTTTGATTGCTTCCATACATACTCTTAGTGTCTCGTGTGAGTGTAACTCTATCCCTTCGGTGCAGATGCCAACAACCTGGTCAGAATCTTGACCAACCGGAGCTACGTCCAGAGGAAGCAGATCTTGGAAGTTTACCAGTCCATCACTGAGAAGGTATCTGTTCAGACCCCCCTAAACACACTCCTCCAGAGGCCTCATTATGCCTCAGATTTAGGGCTTTTCCTCAATATCATACAGCGTAGCACtgtattgctctctctctctgtttctcatggAAAGTAAAATAAATCTCCCACCAGAAGCCTTGACAGTCTCTCTATgattgtatctctctctgattgcgcttctctgcctgtctctatctgcctgtctctctctgactgtgcttctctgactgtgtctctctgcctgtctctctctgacggtctctctctgactgtgtctctctgcctgtctctctgactgtgtctctctgactgtgtctctctgaaggcctctctctgcctgtctctctgcctgtctctctctgattgtgtctgtctctctgactgtgtctctctgcctgtctctctctgattgtgtctgtctctctgactgtgtgtggtgtctttGGCCCAGGACCTGGTTGCTGGGGTGAAGAAGGCTGTGTCTGGAGACCTGGCCACTCTGCTGCTGGGCCTCATGATGACCCCCCTGCACTTCCAGGCTCACCGCTTACGCATGGCAatggaggtgtgtctgtgtgttttgtgtgtctgtgtgtgtgtgtgtatgtgtgtgttttatctaTGGTTTTTTGacgtgtgtacatttgtgtgtggtatatttatgtgtgtgtgtgtgtgtggggggggtgtgtgtacaCAGGGCTTGGGAACAGATGAGGAAACTTTGCTGGAAATCCTGTGCACCACATCCAGTCAGCAGCTCAAAGACATCTCTGCTGCTTACAACACTAGTAGGCCCCAACCCTGGAAACCTTATAAAAACACACAATCCCTGATAACGTATCTTATGGTTGATATAAAGAGATGATAGCTGACTAACTCATCACTGGTGTAACATATTGAAATACTGTAAGTGCTTGCAGGGGCCTGAATGACAGGATGTGATGTTGTGGTGTTTTAGTATTCCAGAAGGATCTGGAGAAGGATCTGAAGGGAGAGAGCAGTGGTGACTTCACCAAGCTGCTCATGGCTCTGCTCAGGGTAACAGCTCCACTGTCTCTTGCATTCCTACTAATCATCATCGTAGATCTTTTGAAATTCTCACtgtctttatttctttatttctttatttctttatctctctccctctctctctctctctctctctctctctctctctctctctctctctctctctctctctctctctctctctctctctctctttacagagagaggaaagtgtTGGTGGActacaaacagacacagatgTAAGGATCTCCTATAGTATGACATCACATACTGATTCTACCATGACGTATGTACTGtgcttaacgtgtgtgtgtgtgtgtactacaggCTCTCTCTCAAGCTCTCGATGCTAAGAAGGCAGACCCCTGGATTGCCATATTGACTACTAGAAACCCAGATCACCTCAATAAAGGtaatgtgcttgtgtctgtttttgtgtgtctattGTCGAGTAAATGTCACGCAAAGTGAAAATTCAAATATATTCAAATATACCCTGCAGTGTGCTAAGCTCCTGACTGAATGCTTTGtttgtgctgggctgtgtgtgcagtgttgaACAGGCTGGAAAGTGAGAGGGAACAAATGGTGGATGAAGCTCTTCAGAAACGGTTCAGTGGTGACCTGAAACTGGGCCTGCGAACATTAGGTAGAATATGTGTGGTTGTTGGAATTGATTTCCAGTTTGTGACAACTGTAGATCGGTCAACAGacagcagagtacagtacatACTGCAAGGCGGAACGTGTGaagcagtgtgcgtgtgtgtttgtgcgtgtgtggtagCCTTAACATCCTTCTTACTGCTTTTGTCCTTTTTTCCTCTGTAccctgtgggtgtgcatgtgtgttgctcGCTCGCTTGCTCGCAGTGTGCTGCATAAGGAATCCTCATGTGTACCTAGCCCAAAGACTGGAGAATATGGAGGTGAGACCTTATGGAAAACTCCATCTTTGACCGGCAGCTAGAAAATGTTGTGACGGACAGGTCTCAGATTATTTAGTCACGCTTTTCCATGTCAGTGACGGTAGATATTTCACCGGGGACtgttgggtgtgggtgtgtcctgACCCCTGCAGACTGCCGTAGTTCAGGGTGTGATGGTGGCTCGCTGTGAGGAGgatctgctgtgtgtgagagcagccttCCTCAGGAAGACCGGCACCTCGCTCTACACCGCCCTGCAGGTATGACatggtgtgcacacacacacatgcacacacataaccccccccacacacacacacacacatacagacatgagcgcatactcaaacatctccacaAGCAAATACACACATTGAGTCATCTGCCTTAAAAATGACCATTAAAGCTTTAAGTATTTATTTAAAtcctgttttacatttacattacaagtTGAATCAAAAACGACTTCTGCATTTTTCTTCAGAAACCATTCACAGGGGATCACCTGCAGGCTCTGCTGGCTATCTGTCGATCTGAGGACTAACATTCCTTCATAATTTTTAGTTCCTTTAATTTTTGGAGTTTACTGTGCTGTCTCAGTCTTTGATAATGGCATacacaaaacaataaaataaacatgaTCATCCTTCTCAGATTTAGGATCATCCTTTTGTGTCGTAGCAAACATTTGTGCTTGAATTTACTGACATAAAAAAACGTTATTTTAAATATACAGTAGGTAGCAGATACAATAATACTATACAATAATTATCAAATTTACATTGACACATTTTGGATGCACGCTTCAAGAAGCCTATTTCAAAGGACACTGGAGGTCAAACATCCATATCAAATAGATACAGATCTGTTTACGGAAAGATTTCGTAGTTTAACAGTCTAAAATATCAAATTGGGTTATTAGTGCCAGAGCATGTAGAGCAATAGAGGCACCATAGAGCTTATCAGAGATGCCCTGGCCACAGGGCTGACTCCATTGGGCGTGGTGGACGGAACAGTGGTGTGGGTTTCTGGGGGGGCAGCGGTGGAGGTTGGTGGGGGGGCAgcggtggagggtggtgtgggggcagcggtggagggtggtgtgggggCAGCGGTGGAGGTTGGTGGGGGGGCAgcggtggagggtggtgtgggggcagcggtggagggtggtgtgggggcagcggtggagggtggtgtgggggcagcggtggagggtggtgtgggggcagcggtggagggtggtgtgggggcagcggtggagggtggtgtgggggcagcggtggagggtggtgtgggggCAGCGGTGGAGGCAGTAGTGGCAGGGGATTCCTGTtttagagagagataagagaccACAGCCAGACAACATTCGTGTTTAGTTAATGATCGAAAGCATGGCCCATACGGTGCAGTAAGACATTTAAGTACCACATAGTTTGGTAAATCATAAAGGAGTAGCACATCTACGTACTTGTTTTGTTTCAAGCAGAAAATGTCTCTATCTGCCCAAGTCAACTAATTCTTTATGACAAGGAGAGGGTTCTCAAATCACGAAGCACAGGCCGTTAGTCAGACTCCGACAACTATTTTTTGCTGTAACATAATTTTTAATCCCTgaaggaatttgtgtgtgtcttacctgagCCATAGTGCTGGCCAGGAGGGCCAGCATGCAGAATCCCAGAGCCTTCATTCTCAAACAGGATACAGGAGAAACAGAAgtcctgagagacagagagctgcttAGTAGAGCTGGGTTCTGGGTTTGCAACTCCTTTGGAGACAAGAGGGAGGTCCTGGGGGCTGAACAGAGCAGCAGCTGGTTAGGAGAGCGTTTAGGAGGGGTGTTAGGTACTGCGTGTGTGCTCTGGTCTCCAGTCTGGATGGTCCTCTTGCTGCATTGACTGATGATGTCTACTTACTGGTCGGTAGCAAGGTCCTTTTATATAGATGCTGTAGAGATGGACTTGGACACCACAGTCCTTTATCATTCCAGGAGGAACCTGCActatagtggtgtgtgtgtgtgtgtgtgtgtgtgtgtgtaggtgtgtgcagatgtgtgtcccTCTGTTAATTAGGATGCCATTCCTGACCAGGTGCCAAAGTTCACTATTTATGACTCGGTTCAAGCCTTTTCTCTGAAGGTTTCTCTGTTAATGACAAATCTATGTTTGACTAAATAAAGACATAAATGCAAACACAAGAGGATAACAATTACCAGGTTTGACATGAGTTTTCCATGACGTTGCCTGATGGCAGTGGCGGTTCGACGTGTCTACACGTGTCCCTTGtcccccctgtggccccccctGAGCTTactgaataataataaaaagtttttttggggggggttta
Above is a window of Osmerus mordax isolate fOsmMor3 chromosome 18, fOsmMor3.pri, whole genome shotgun sequence DNA encoding:
- the anxa14 gene encoding annexin A2 isoform X3, with translation MDSIFLTSSDMSWGSLGTVRSYSNFHADRDALEIQTALEQKDANNLVRILTNRSYVQRKQILEVYQSITEKDLVAGVKKAVSGDLATLLLGLMMTPLHFQAHRLRMAMEGLGTDEETLLEILCTTSSQQLKDISAAYNTIFQKDLEKDLKGESSGDFTKLLMALLRREESVGGLQTDTDALSQALDAKKADPWIAILTTRNPDHLNKVLNRLESEREQMVDEALQKRFSGDLKLGLRTLVCCIRNPHVYLAQRLENMETAVVQGVMVARCEEDLLCVRAAFLRKTGTSLYTALQHSQGITCRLCWLSVDLRTNIPS
- the anxa14 gene encoding annexin A2 isoform X5 encodes the protein MDSIFLTSSDMSWGSLGTVRSYSNFHADRDALEIQTALEQKDANNLVRILTNRSYVQRKQILEVYQSITEKDLVAGVKKAVSGDLATLLLGLMMTPLHFQAHRLRMAMEGLGTDEETLLEILCTTSSQQLKDISAAYNTIFQKDLEKDLKGESSGDFTKLLMALLRREESVGGLQTDTDALSQALDAKKADPWIAILTTRNPDHLNKVLNRLESEREQMVDEALQKRFSGDLKLGLRTLVCCIRNPHVYLAQRLENMETAVVQGVMVARCEEDLLCVRAAFLRKTGTSLYTALQKPFTGDHLQALLAICRSED
- the anxa14 gene encoding annexin A2 isoform X1, with the translated sequence MDLQRNVILGYLFISLSVCLSSCRSLSMSMSWSFQDMSWGSLGTVRSYSNFHADRDALEIQTALEQKDANNLVRILTNRSYVQRKQILEVYQSITEKDLVAGVKKAVSGDLATLLLGLMMTPLHFQAHRLRMAMEGLGTDEETLLEILCTTSSQQLKDISAAYNTIFQKDLEKDLKGESSGDFTKLLMALLRREESVGGLQTDTDALSQALDAKKADPWIAILTTRNPDHLNKVLNRLESEREQMVDEALQKRFSGDLKLGLRTLVCCIRNPHVYLAQRLENMETAVVQGVMVARCEEDLLCVRAAFLRKTGTSLYTALQHSQGITCRLCWLSVDLRTNIPS
- the anxa14 gene encoding annexin A2 isoform X2, which gives rise to MDLQRNVILGYLFISLSVCLSSCRSLSMSMSWSFQDMSWGSLGTVRSYSNFHADRDALEIQTALEQKDANNLVRILTNRSYVQRKQILEVYQSITEKDLVAGVKKAVSGDLATLLLGLMMTPLHFQAHRLRMAMEGLGTDEETLLEILCTTSSQQLKDISAAYNTIFQKDLEKDLKGESSGDFTKLLMALLRREESVGGLQTDTDALSQALDAKKADPWIAILTTRNPDHLNKVLNRLESEREQMVDEALQKRFSGDLKLGLRTLVCCIRNPHVYLAQRLENMETAVVQGVMVARCEEDLLCVRAAFLRKTGTSLYTALQKPFTGDHLQALLAICRSED
- the anxa14 gene encoding annexin A2 isoform X4; amino-acid sequence: MSWGSLGTVRSYSNFHADRDALEIQTALEQKDANNLVRILTNRSYVQRKQILEVYQSITEKDLVAGVKKAVSGDLATLLLGLMMTPLHFQAHRLRMAMEGLGTDEETLLEILCTTSSQQLKDISAAYNTIFQKDLEKDLKGESSGDFTKLLMALLRREESVGGLQTDTDALSQALDAKKADPWIAILTTRNPDHLNKVLNRLESEREQMVDEALQKRFSGDLKLGLRTLVCCIRNPHVYLAQRLENMETAVVQGVMVARCEEDLLCVRAAFLRKTGTSLYTALQHSQGITCRLCWLSVDLRTNIPS